In the Marinomonas algicola genome, one interval contains:
- the xylA gene encoding xylose isomerase: MSEFFNKVPFVKYEGVDSTNPFAFKHYDAKKVLLGKTMEEHLRMAACYWHNFCWQGSDVFGANTFDRPWYQADSEMAAAKMKADAAFEFFTKLGISYYSFHDVDVSPEGKSIKEYISNFSAMVEVLQAKQEATGMKLLWGTANAFSHPRYMSGAASNPNPEIFAYAATQVFHAMNATHALKGENYVLWGGREGYETLLNTDLKRERAQLGRFMQMVVEHKYKIGFEGTLLIEPKPAEPTKHQYDYDTATVYGFLKEFGLEKEIKVNIEANHATLAGHSFHHEIATACSLGILGSVDANQGDAQLGWDTDQYPTSVEEYTLVTYEILKSGGFQNGGYMFDTKLRRQSTDLDDLFHGHIGAMDTLALSLERAVKMIESETLSQYVDKRYAKWNDELGMSILSGKQSLADLAAHVTDNNVNPKPVSGQQEMLENIVNGYIYR; this comes from the coding sequence ATGAGTGAGTTTTTTAACAAGGTTCCGTTTGTAAAATACGAAGGAGTGGATTCAACTAACCCGTTTGCGTTTAAACATTACGATGCGAAAAAAGTGCTGTTGGGTAAGACGATGGAAGAGCATTTAAGAATGGCCGCTTGTTACTGGCATAACTTCTGTTGGCAAGGCAGCGATGTTTTTGGTGCGAATACGTTTGACAGACCTTGGTATCAAGCCGACTCTGAAATGGCGGCCGCTAAGATGAAAGCCGATGCCGCATTTGAATTTTTTACTAAATTAGGGATTTCTTATTACAGCTTCCATGATGTAGATGTCAGTCCAGAAGGCAAGAGTATAAAAGAGTACATTAGTAATTTTTCGGCTATGGTCGAGGTATTGCAAGCCAAACAAGAAGCGACTGGAATGAAGCTTTTATGGGGGACGGCGAATGCCTTTTCACATCCTAGGTACATGTCCGGAGCGGCGTCGAATCCAAATCCTGAAATTTTTGCGTATGCGGCCACTCAAGTGTTTCATGCCATGAACGCTACCCATGCCTTGAAAGGTGAAAACTACGTTTTGTGGGGCGGTCGAGAGGGCTATGAAACCTTATTAAATACCGATCTAAAGCGTGAGAGAGCGCAACTGGGGCGATTTATGCAAATGGTTGTTGAGCATAAATACAAAATTGGCTTTGAAGGAACCTTGTTAATTGAGCCGAAACCGGCTGAGCCAACGAAACATCAGTACGACTATGACACGGCGACAGTGTATGGTTTTCTAAAAGAGTTTGGTCTTGAAAAAGAGATTAAGGTGAATATTGAAGCGAACCATGCCACGTTAGCGGGTCACAGTTTTCATCATGAAATCGCCACCGCATGCTCTCTTGGCATTTTAGGGTCTGTTGATGCGAATCAAGGCGATGCTCAGTTAGGTTGGGATACGGATCAATACCCAACCAGTGTCGAAGAGTACACCTTAGTGACTTATGAAATTTTAAAGTCTGGCGGATTTCAAAACGGTGGTTATATGTTTGATACTAAACTACGTCGTCAGTCGACCGATCTAGACGATTTATTCCACGGTCATATTGGTGCAATGGATACGCTTGCATTGTCATTAGAGCGAGCGGTTAAGATGATAGAAAGTGAGACCTTAAGCCAATACGTCGATAAGCGTTATGCGAAATGGAATGATGAACTGGGGATGAGCATCTTATCTGGCAAGCAATCTCTTGCGGATTTAGCCGCTCATGTGACGGATAATAATGTCAACCCTAAACCGGTGTCTGGTCAGCAAGAAATGCTCGAAAACATCGTAAATGGCTATATTTATCGATAA
- a CDS encoding XylR family transcriptional regulator, translating to MFEKRYRLNLVFNANKVYDRQIVEGIGEYLQAAQCDWDIYFEDDFRYRLDSLKSWKGDGIIADFDNPEVEAILKETEIPMVAIGGSYHHKDDYPRLPYVATDNAALVKLAYEHLKRKGLPQFAFYGIPDTSYNRWATEREHAFIEQVSSDGYHPHVNQGLYTTPELWDTAQHNLETWLQSLPKPIGIIAVTDSRARHLLQACDHLNILVPEEISVIGIDNESMARYLNRTALSSVTQGCKQMGYEAAKILHRMLSGYPVENSLVIVDPIAVEERQSTDYRALHDPYVIQAMHFIRHNACRGIKVAQVVDSVGISRTNLETRFIDEVGCSMHEQLHMTKFYRACELVTSTDLAFDEISRICGYPSVQYMYTVMRKNIGMTPGEYRISSRLNSENREKN from the coding sequence ATGTTTGAAAAACGCTATCGACTTAACTTAGTTTTTAATGCTAATAAAGTGTATGACAGGCAAATAGTAGAAGGCATAGGGGAATATTTACAAGCCGCTCAATGCGATTGGGACATTTACTTTGAGGACGATTTTCGTTATCGGCTAGACAGCCTTAAAAGCTGGAAAGGAGACGGTATTATCGCTGACTTCGATAACCCAGAAGTAGAAGCCATTCTTAAAGAGACAGAGATTCCGATGGTGGCTATTGGCGGATCTTACCACCATAAAGACGACTACCCTCGCCTACCTTATGTCGCAACCGATAACGCCGCGCTTGTTAAACTTGCCTATGAACATTTAAAACGAAAAGGGTTGCCGCAATTCGCTTTTTACGGCATTCCTGACACTTCTTATAATCGCTGGGCGACAGAAAGAGAACACGCTTTTATCGAGCAAGTTAGTTCAGATGGTTATCACCCTCATGTAAACCAAGGGCTTTACACCACGCCAGAACTTTGGGACACGGCGCAGCACAACCTAGAAACTTGGCTGCAAAGCCTACCAAAACCCATTGGTATTATTGCCGTCACTGATTCCCGCGCACGCCATTTACTTCAAGCCTGCGATCACTTGAATATTCTAGTTCCTGAGGAGATCTCTGTGATCGGTATTGATAACGAAAGCATGGCTCGCTACCTGAACCGAACGGCTTTATCGTCAGTCACTCAAGGCTGTAAACAAATGGGGTATGAAGCCGCCAAAATATTGCACAGGATGTTGTCTGGTTATCCAGTAGAAAATTCGCTGGTTATCGTTGACCCTATTGCTGTCGAAGAAAGGCAATCTACGGATTACCGTGCCTTACACGATCCTTATGTTATTCAAGCCATGCATTTTATCCGACACAACGCTTGCCGGGGAATAAAAGTGGCTCAAGTCGTCGATAGTGTTGGCATATCGAGAACCAATTTAGAAACGCGTTTTATCGACGAGGTTGGCTGTTCGATGCACGAACAATTGCACATGACCAAGTTTTATAGAGCATGCGAGTTAGTCACGTCGACTGATCTAGCGTTTGATGAAATATCACGTATCTGTGGTTATCCATCGGTGCAATATATGTACACTGTTATGCGTAAAAACATTGGCATGACACCGGGAGAATATCGTATTTCGTCCCGACTTAATTCTGAAAACAGAGAAAAAAACTAA
- the xylB gene encoding xylulokinase encodes MYLGIDLGTSGVKVILLTETGEVKASQSSPLSVSRPHALWSEQDPESWWQATDKVILALAKEHSLKEVKAIGLSGQMHGATLLDKDNQILRPAILWNDGRSFEECHLLQQHCPEVQSITGNLVMPGFTAPKILWVKQNEPEIFAQINKVLLPKDYLRFRMTGDFATDVSDASGTLWLDMEQRCWSERMLQATGLDIEHMPKVYEGPEITGQVNSCLAERWNMNLVPVVAGAGDNAAGAIGMGIIEEQQTMLSLGTSGVIFSVSEGFTANPADALHSFGHAIPNTWHTMSVILSAASCLDWVTKLTQFPSVESALIAAEKNQDSHSQVLFLPYLSGERTPHNDPNAKGVFWGMTHETSPADLVSAVLEGVSFALLDGLDAVRSAQKVSDSIDVIGGGAKSHFWLQLLADVCNMPMAYREGGEIGPSLGAARLAALSILGPDALKNICGKPKLIKMYQPNPKKTARYLDKKERFHSLYQRVKGL; translated from the coding sequence ATGTATTTAGGCATAGATCTTGGAACATCCGGTGTAAAAGTCATTTTATTAACAGAGACAGGGGAAGTAAAAGCCAGCCAATCATCTCCTCTTTCTGTTTCTCGTCCACACGCATTATGGTCAGAACAAGACCCTGAAAGTTGGTGGCAGGCAACTGACAAGGTCATACTAGCGTTAGCAAAAGAACACTCATTAAAAGAGGTTAAAGCGATCGGCTTATCTGGTCAGATGCATGGCGCCACATTACTCGATAAAGACAACCAAATACTGAGACCAGCGATCCTCTGGAATGACGGCCGTTCATTTGAAGAGTGCCACTTACTGCAACAACACTGTCCCGAAGTTCAATCCATTACAGGTAATCTCGTCATGCCTGGTTTTACCGCGCCTAAGATCCTGTGGGTAAAACAGAATGAACCTGAGATTTTTGCACAAATTAACAAAGTGTTATTACCAAAAGATTATTTGCGTTTTCGCATGACAGGAGACTTTGCCACAGATGTGTCGGATGCTTCTGGCACCTTATGGCTCGACATGGAGCAGCGTTGTTGGAGTGAACGAATGTTGCAAGCAACCGGATTGGACATAGAACACATGCCCAAGGTTTATGAAGGACCAGAAATAACCGGCCAAGTAAACTCTTGTCTTGCTGAACGTTGGAATATGAATCTGGTACCGGTTGTAGCTGGCGCTGGCGATAATGCCGCTGGGGCAATTGGAATGGGTATTATAGAAGAGCAACAGACAATGCTCTCACTCGGTACATCCGGTGTTATTTTCTCGGTTAGCGAAGGCTTTACCGCTAACCCAGCCGACGCTCTGCACAGCTTTGGTCATGCCATCCCTAACACTTGGCATACTATGTCAGTGATTCTCAGTGCGGCCAGCTGCCTAGATTGGGTAACGAAGCTGACTCAGTTTCCTTCAGTGGAATCGGCATTGATAGCCGCTGAAAAAAATCAAGACAGTCATAGCCAAGTTCTATTTTTACCTTATTTAAGTGGTGAAAGGACGCCTCATAATGACCCAAATGCAAAAGGTGTTTTTTGGGGAATGACTCATGAAACCTCGCCAGCAGATTTAGTCTCTGCTGTACTTGAAGGGGTCAGCTTTGCTTTATTAGATGGGCTCGATGCGGTCAGATCGGCACAAAAAGTCAGTGATAGCATCGATGTTATCGGTGGCGGAGCCAAAAGCCATTTTTGGTTACAACTGCTTGCCGATGTATGCAACATGCCAATGGCTTATCGAGAAGGTGGAGAAATAGGACCCTCTTTAGGGGCCGCACGTTTAGCGGCATTAAGTATTCTTGGGCCAGATGCCCTAAAAAATATTTGCGGTAAACCCAAATTAATAAAAATGTATCAGCCTAATCCGAAAAAAACGGCGCGTTATCTTGATAAGAAGGAGCGTTTTCATTCGCTTTATCAAAGAGTAAAGGGCCTTTAA
- a CDS encoding amidase, whose protein sequence is MSILNKTAVELVDELRSRRISAMELLDITIDHAELVARTVNPFAITLYDRARRAAMVADQLLDQGLGGPLCGLPITIKDSQWLAGVPCANGSRTQTTFIPEETCSSIRKLEEAGAIIFAKTTCPEFSLTGITSSSLYGLTSNPWNMDRTCGGSSGGAGAAVSAGAGALSLGGDGGGSIRIPAAFCGIVGFKPTIHAVPRKPCFPSWSTLVSYGPMTRSVADARLMYSTMVENTDEFAFKDNLKAHVEHPMPLTGQKIIVSEDLGFAPIDDDVRQTFRHTLRLLEAAGAELVYDQPNLPSSVIAWATIAHYDSWRFQKQKENPITGLDKFTIEMMKFGDSLTAEQFESAENYRQEIQAAYTAMFERNNTSVFITPTLGCEAFKNGFRHPKYIGSTKITYPWLDWASFLYDGNLTGMPACALPMGLGNENMPLSIHVTAPKGADALVLDMAEQLETLIGWDTSPKIPTKV, encoded by the coding sequence ATGAGTATTCTGAATAAAACCGCTGTTGAGCTAGTGGATGAACTGCGTTCCCGCCGTATTAGTGCGATGGAGTTGTTAGATATTACGATAGACCATGCTGAATTGGTGGCAAGAACGGTTAACCCATTTGCGATCACCTTATATGATCGTGCTCGCAGAGCCGCTATGGTCGCGGATCAACTGCTCGATCAAGGCCTCGGTGGTCCTCTTTGCGGTTTGCCCATTACGATTAAGGATTCTCAATGGTTGGCAGGCGTGCCTTGTGCGAATGGTTCCAGAACCCAAACAACCTTCATCCCAGAAGAAACCTGTTCCAGTATTCGTAAGTTGGAAGAGGCAGGCGCTATTATTTTTGCAAAAACAACCTGTCCAGAATTTAGTCTAACTGGCATCACCTCATCCAGTCTTTATGGACTGACCTCTAACCCATGGAATATGGACCGTACTTGTGGCGGCTCTTCGGGTGGTGCGGGTGCGGCGGTATCGGCGGGTGCCGGTGCCTTATCCTTGGGTGGTGATGGCGGTGGTTCTATACGCATACCGGCCGCTTTTTGTGGCATTGTCGGTTTTAAACCAACGATTCATGCTGTGCCAAGAAAGCCCTGTTTTCCATCTTGGAGTACCTTGGTTTCTTATGGTCCAATGACGCGTTCAGTGGCCGATGCGCGTTTGATGTATTCAACAATGGTTGAAAATACCGATGAGTTTGCCTTTAAGGACAATCTAAAAGCTCATGTTGAACACCCTATGCCTTTAACTGGACAAAAAATTATCGTGTCAGAAGACCTCGGTTTTGCGCCAATTGATGATGATGTCCGTCAAACTTTCCGCCATACATTAAGATTGTTAGAAGCAGCCGGTGCTGAGTTGGTATACGACCAACCGAATTTACCGTCTTCTGTTATTGCTTGGGCAACGATTGCACATTATGACTCTTGGCGCTTTCAAAAGCAGAAAGAAAACCCAATAACGGGTCTGGATAAATTTACTATTGAAATGATGAAGTTTGGCGACAGTCTTACCGCTGAGCAATTTGAATCGGCCGAAAATTATCGTCAAGAAATTCAGGCTGCTTATACGGCTATGTTTGAGCGTAATAATACGTCTGTCTTCATAACACCGACGTTAGGGTGTGAAGCGTTTAAAAATGGTTTCCGTCACCCAAAATACATAGGGTCAACAAAAATCACATACCCTTGGCTTGATTGGGCCAGTTTTTTATACGATGGCAATCTGACCGGAATGCCTGCCTGTGCACTACCGATGGGCTTAGGTAATGAAAATATGCCTCTTTCTATTCATGTTACTGCGCCAAAAGGAGCGGATGCTCTGGTTCTTGATATGGCTGAGCAACTTGAAACCTTAATAGGTTGGGACACATCGCCTAAAATACCGACAAAGGTATAA
- a CDS encoding C45 family autoproteolytic acyltransferase/hydolase, whose product MKSLHFSVINEAYPGEKFRNLFGKNWPAYRAWYLDEGEAIRPSYLDCIQAFKHHMPELYPLYRDIVKLVDGDDLQARFLTLYCPPPFFSGCSQLTSNTQTPILIRNYDFPPILCEGVVSCSQWLGKKVVAMADCVWGALDGMNESGLAVSIAYGGRLVKGEGFGVTIVIRYILETCATVEEAIAVFQRIPIHLDYNIALIDASGHQVTVYIAPDREVVVTQEQASTNHQDPIVPGQALFLADTGIRLDALNHLVLMDRDPTQDISSRFLYPPLYRPHANHNSGTLYTAVYYPSQGQIRYLWPTAQININFMDLSAATEQEITIFYDN is encoded by the coding sequence ATGAAAAGTTTGCATTTTTCGGTAATTAACGAAGCGTATCCGGGAGAAAAGTTTCGTAATTTGTTTGGTAAAAATTGGCCAGCTTATCGAGCGTGGTATTTAGATGAAGGCGAAGCGATTCGCCCCAGTTACCTAGATTGTATCCAAGCCTTTAAACATCATATGCCAGAACTCTATCCCCTTTATAGAGATATAGTGAAATTAGTTGATGGGGACGATTTACAGGCGAGGTTTTTAACTCTGTATTGTCCACCGCCATTTTTCTCAGGTTGCTCTCAACTTACTTCAAATACTCAGACACCGATTCTTATCCGAAATTATGATTTCCCTCCAATATTATGTGAAGGTGTGGTTTCGTGCAGTCAGTGGTTAGGTAAAAAAGTGGTCGCTATGGCCGATTGTGTCTGGGGCGCTTTGGATGGGATGAATGAGTCCGGTTTAGCGGTTTCTATCGCTTATGGAGGACGCCTTGTAAAAGGGGAAGGCTTTGGCGTGACCATCGTCATTCGTTATATCTTGGAAACCTGTGCAACGGTGGAAGAGGCCATTGCGGTTTTCCAACGTATCCCAATTCATCTGGACTATAACATCGCATTGATTGATGCGAGCGGCCATCAGGTGACGGTTTATATTGCACCGGATAGAGAGGTGGTCGTCACACAAGAGCAAGCCTCGACAAACCATCAAGACCCTATTGTTCCTGGGCAAGCTTTATTTTTAGCCGATACCGGTATTCGCTTAGACGCGCTTAATCACCTCGTGCTAATGGATCGTGACCCAACTCAAGATATTAGTTCACGCTTCCTATACCCACCTTTATATCGGCCTCATGCGAACCATAATTCTGGAACACTTTATACGGCGGTTTATTATCCGAGTCAGGGTCAGATACGTTACCTCTGGCCAACGGCACAAATCAATATCAATTTTATGGATTTGTCGGCCGCGACAGAGCAGGAAATCACCATTTTTTATGATAACTAG
- a CDS encoding biotin carboxylase, producing the protein MLRRLITILKKQFGFSDHQDNNKTELNNGGTIEMQDKIKLKGLSDIYRFFRKNQTPIYFVSPTAYNVLGIGQWVQSFQYVTFFDSFDGGHFRIVNPKLNSEREFQSMEEMVNYLLSHKETVDLLEENAHKCENGSKGKLLTVMFDEKTEEIAASLGLEMALPPAKLRQHIDSKIVTTQLANDAGVPSAPNLFDVKASSYEELCALAEKHHLGRNLVVQTPYGDSGKTTFFIRSEADWDKNAKKIVGETLKIMKYINHIPGTVEAVATRCGTLVGPLQTDITGYEELTPYKGGWCGNDIFPELLKGKQHDKIIAMVKAMGDKLYETGYRGAFCFDYLVDTDDGEVYLGEINPRISGASPLTNLVTSKYGGAPLILFHLLEFMDVDFEIDIEEIQKRWSDYGSWTQLVLKHTQDKVRMISKAPQSGIWQMKDDGDIEFIRHSIDWSNVGDENNAFYMRVYGEGEYSYLGADMGILVSCGRMQSDDRELLPRAHSWINAINRQFEFKNLEDLEQPYIPDQGVRKML; encoded by the coding sequence ATGTTGAGACGATTGATTACTATTTTAAAAAAACAGTTTGGCTTTTCAGATCATCAAGATAATAACAAGACTGAACTAAATAATGGGGGAACTATAGAGATGCAAGATAAAATAAAACTTAAAGGCTTATCCGATATTTATCGCTTTTTCCGTAAAAACCAGACGCCGATCTACTTTGTCTCACCAACGGCTTACAACGTACTTGGTATCGGTCAATGGGTGCAGAGTTTTCAATATGTGACTTTTTTTGATTCTTTCGATGGAGGCCACTTTCGCATTGTTAATCCTAAACTTAACAGTGAAAGGGAGTTTCAATCAATGGAGGAAATGGTTAACTATTTATTGAGTCATAAAGAAACCGTCGATTTGTTGGAAGAAAATGCCCACAAATGTGAGAACGGCAGCAAAGGGAAACTGCTTACGGTTATGTTTGATGAAAAAACCGAGGAAATTGCCGCTAGCCTTGGCTTAGAAATGGCGTTACCACCGGCCAAATTGCGTCAACATATTGATTCTAAAATTGTCACCACTCAATTGGCTAATGACGCGGGTGTACCAAGTGCACCGAATTTATTTGATGTAAAAGCGTCAAGCTATGAAGAATTATGTGCATTAGCTGAAAAGCATCATTTAGGCCGCAATCTGGTTGTACAAACCCCTTATGGTGATTCTGGTAAGACGACTTTCTTTATTCGCAGTGAAGCTGATTGGGATAAAAATGCCAAGAAAATCGTTGGCGAAACGTTAAAGATAATGAAGTACATCAACCATATCCCAGGAACAGTCGAAGCGGTAGCGACACGATGTGGCACCTTGGTTGGTCCATTACAAACCGATATTACGGGCTATGAAGAACTGACGCCTTACAAAGGTGGTTGGTGTGGTAATGACATCTTCCCGGAACTATTGAAAGGTAAACAGCACGATAAAATCATAGCCATGGTAAAAGCGATGGGAGATAAGCTCTATGAAACTGGCTATCGTGGTGCATTTTGCTTTGATTACCTTGTTGATACGGATGATGGCGAAGTTTATCTAGGCGAAATTAATCCGCGTATCAGTGGCGCTAGCCCATTAACCAACTTGGTAACGTCGAAGTACGGTGGAGCACCGCTTATTTTGTTTCATCTGCTGGAGTTTATGGACGTTGATTTTGAAATTGATATTGAAGAAATCCAGAAACGTTGGTCCGACTACGGCAGCTGGACACAATTGGTTTTGAAACACACGCAAGACAAGGTTCGTATGATCTCCAAAGCACCTCAATCCGGTATTTGGCAAATGAAAGACGATGGAGACATTGAATTTATCCGTCACAGTATTGATTGGAGTAATGTTGGGGATGAAAATAATGCCTTCTACATGAGAGTTTATGGTGAAGGCGAGTACAGCTACTTAGGTGCGGACATGGGGATTTTAGTTTCTTGTGGTCGCATGCAATCGGATGATCGTGAGTTGCTGCCAAGGGCACATTCATGGATTAATGCCATCAACAGACAATTTGAATTCAAGAACTTAGAAGACTTAGAGCAACCGTATATCCCTGATCAGGGTGTCCGTAAAATGCTATAA
- a CDS encoding LacI family DNA-binding transcriptional regulator has protein sequence MATVKDVARLAGVSTATVSRALANPEIVSPSTREKVEKAALEVGYSPNGLARSLRKSESKTIVVILPNIDSTFFSDVVHGIEALAHKHGYKLLIGDAGNESSRIKSYFELFESKLVDGVLSLSSDIPESMIINAQGEIRLPIVIAGEYFSDIAVPTVHIDNHYSAKKGVEYLIMMGHHKIACITGKVENPVFDARTNGYKETMKKWKLPITDHYILESDLSFIAGYNLGKQLLSLQNPPSAIVCHSDEAAIGVLKIAREMQVTVPSELSVIGFDNLALSEYCVPELTTIHQPRQLIGETSMKLLLDILSGKKPNPEMTLPTQLIVRESSCPPPIEQRLQVDL, from the coding sequence ATGGCAACGGTTAAGGATGTTGCAAGGCTTGCGGGGGTTTCCACCGCAACGGTATCAAGAGCATTAGCGAACCCAGAAATAGTGTCTCCTAGTACTAGAGAAAAGGTGGAAAAAGCCGCTTTAGAGGTAGGTTACTCGCCAAACGGTCTTGCCCGTAGCTTACGTAAAAGTGAATCCAAAACCATCGTCGTGATTCTGCCAAATATAGACAGCACCTTTTTCTCTGACGTAGTTCATGGCATTGAAGCACTGGCGCATAAGCACGGTTATAAGCTGCTGATTGGCGACGCTGGCAATGAGTCATCACGCATAAAAAGCTACTTTGAACTATTTGAAAGCAAACTGGTTGACGGAGTGTTATCGCTTTCATCTGATATCCCGGAATCCATGATTATTAATGCGCAAGGAGAAATAAGACTGCCGATCGTGATTGCTGGAGAATACTTTTCCGATATCGCGGTACCAACCGTGCATATAGATAATCATTACAGCGCGAAAAAAGGTGTTGAGTACTTAATCATGATGGGGCATCACAAAATTGCCTGTATAACTGGAAAGGTTGAAAACCCAGTGTTTGATGCACGCACGAACGGCTATAAAGAAACCATGAAAAAATGGAAGTTACCGATTACCGATCACTATATACTTGAAAGTGACCTCTCGTTTATTGCTGGCTATAACCTTGGAAAGCAATTACTGTCATTGCAAAACCCGCCTTCTGCCATTGTTTGTCATAGCGATGAAGCCGCCATTGGCGTTCTTAAAATTGCCAGAGAAATGCAGGTGACCGTTCCCAGTGAATTGTCTGTGATTGGCTTTGATAACCTTGCCTTGAGTGAATACTGCGTGCCTGAACTCACGACCATCCACCAGCCTAGGCAACTTATCGGGGAAACCTCGATGAAGTTATTATTAGATATTTTATCTGGTAAGAAGCCGAACCCAGAAATGACTCTTCCAACTCAACTCATCGTTAGAGAAAGCTCCTGCCCACCACCTATCGAACAACGGCTGCAGGTAGACCTTTAG
- a CDS encoding substrate-binding domain-containing protein yields the protein MKNKNKIMRVFTVFTMLFAFISSSYAASYKIGVSVPSADHGWTAGLLWWANKAVKDLKTEEKDVEFYVVAASSGSKQVGDVEDLMIKGIDALVILPHNPATLQKVIEEAYSEGIYTVVVDRELATPSQDVFIAGDNPGLGRVGAQWLANEMSGKGNVVVIEGLQIPINKQRVDAFNDVMASYPNINILDSQPGDWSTQKALSVMENFLQKHPEIDAVWCQDDDMLKGVLKAIEEAGRTDIKTVLGGAGSKDIIELIQHDHQLVRATVTYSPSMIASGIALAVHGVKHEKMGHLFHTPSRLILGADLVTKENASEYYFEDAAY from the coding sequence ATGAAAAATAAGAATAAAATCATGAGAGTATTTACAGTATTTACTATGCTGTTTGCTTTCATAAGTAGCAGCTATGCCGCAAGCTATAAAATTGGTGTCAGCGTTCCCTCAGCCGATCACGGCTGGACAGCAGGCCTTTTATGGTGGGCGAATAAAGCCGTCAAAGACCTTAAAACCGAAGAAAAAGACGTTGAGTTTTATGTTGTAGCCGCAAGCTCAGGCTCTAAACAAGTGGGCGATGTGGAAGATTTAATGATCAAAGGTATTGATGCCTTAGTTATTCTTCCTCATAACCCAGCTACCTTACAAAAAGTCATTGAAGAAGCCTACAGCGAAGGCATTTATACTGTCGTTGTTGACCGTGAATTAGCCACACCGTCTCAAGATGTATTCATCGCAGGCGACAACCCGGGGTTAGGTCGTGTTGGCGCTCAATGGTTAGCTAACGAAATGTCTGGTAAAGGCAATGTTGTTGTTATTGAAGGTTTGCAAATCCCGATCAATAAACAGCGTGTTGACGCCTTTAATGATGTGATGGCGTCCTACCCAAACATTAATATATTAGATTCTCAACCAGGCGATTGGTCTACTCAAAAAGCCCTTTCTGTTATGGAAAACTTCTTACAAAAACACCCTGAAATTGATGCCGTCTGGTGCCAAGATGACGATATGTTGAAAGGTGTTTTAAAAGCGATTGAAGAAGCTGGACGCACGGATATTAAAACCGTTCTTGGTGGGGCAGGTTCAAAAGATATTATCGAGCTTATCCAACATGATCATCAATTAGTTCGCGCAACGGTTACCTACAGTCCATCTATGATTGCCTCCGGGATTGCACTTGCTGTCCACGGCGTCAAGCATGAAAAGATGGGGCATTTATTCCATACGCCTTCACGTCTCATTTTAGGGGCTGACTTAGTTACCAAAGAAAATGCCAGTGAATATTACTTTGAAGATGCCGCTTATTAA
- a CDS encoding ABC transporter permease — protein MKRLDIATYAPFIALVLLIAFSSIASEHFLMPRNITNVLRQVSYTGIIALGMTFVIIAGGIDLSVGSMVALVGVLSIMIINGVGDGWWAVAMAVSSAIALGGVFGAINGLVITRGKVASFIATLATMSIFRSMTLYISDAGEVVSENQHFSDIGGGYLWAIPYPVWIFLLLAIAYHILLKHSAFGRHVCAVGSNAKVASYSAIKVRWVYFLTFLIAGLSVGISAVLLASRLNSVSPGDAGLFYELDAIAAVVIGGTALSGGKGTIWGTVIGAIILGIINNMLNLMGISPYLQGMVKGLVILTAVLVQFKGDR, from the coding sequence ATGAAACGACTTGATATCGCCACTTATGCGCCTTTTATCGCATTAGTATTGCTCATCGCCTTTTCTTCGATTGCGAGTGAGCACTTTTTAATGCCGAGAAACATTACCAACGTTTTGAGACAAGTGTCCTATACCGGCATTATTGCCCTTGGTATGACGTTTGTCATTATCGCTGGCGGGATTGATTTATCGGTTGGCTCAATGGTCGCACTCGTCGGTGTCCTCTCCATTATGATTATCAATGGCGTGGGCGATGGTTGGTGGGCGGTCGCCATGGCGGTTTCTTCTGCCATAGCCTTAGGCGGTGTGTTTGGTGCCATTAATGGATTAGTGATTACCCGTGGGAAGGTCGCGTCCTTCATAGCGACCCTAGCGACTATGTCTATTTTTCGCTCTATGACGTTATACATAAGCGATGCCGGAGAAGTGGTTTCAGAGAACCAACATTTCTCTGATATAGGCGGCGGTTATTTATGGGCGATTCCCTACCCTGTGTGGATTTTTCTTTTATTAGCCATCGCGTATCACATCCTCCTAAAGCACAGTGCTTTTGGTCGCCATGTCTGCGCGGTTGGGTCCAATGCAAAAGTAGCCTCCTACTCAGCAATCAAAGTACGTTGGGTGTATTTTTTGACGTTTTTAATCGCTGGATTATCTGTGGGTATTTCAGCCGTTCTACTGGCCTCACGACTGAACTCAGTGAGCCCAGGGGACGCCGGTCTATTTTATGAATTAGACGCCATTGCGGCTGTGGTTATTGGTGGTACAGCACTTTCGGGAGGAAAAGGAACGATTTGGGGTACCGTTATAGGCGCCATCATCCTTGGGATTATTAATAACATGCTCAATCTAATGGGTATCTCACCTTATTTACAGGGCATGGTAAAAGGATTGGTTATTTTAACCGCCGTTTTAGTGCAGTTCAAAGGTGATCGCTAA